A region from the Brachyspira hampsonii genome encodes:
- a CDS encoding thermonuclease family protein, translating to MRTSNQKNEKIIKSCIYTVIIIFVFIFIIKTSNLKESKDLIIDLKSIVSMIENNKTSIIYDYIKNRDKVYVLYAENDEDKKYISKYFPSIKFIGKFKLIFYSLFFKNNIIVYASDDKLIDKLRFFKIHYIHVVLNIDDINREEYLTLRDSNNIKLFLSITNKDFREIDTNNINSKYLAALDKNSIRVVDGDTIRYKDNYYRFIGVDAPELKQNYGTNVKNYVIEKINNASNVSMLVSSYDVFGRILCHLFIDDVPLAYYMMKDKQAKETIMKYGDNGFINIASNIVYLSKFQGRRPFTDPAKFRAENR from the coding sequence ATGCGAACTTCTAATCAAAAAAATGAAAAGATTATAAAATCTTGTATTTATACTGTAATAATAATATTCGTTTTTATTTTTATAATAAAGACTTCTAATCTTAAAGAAAGCAAAGATTTAATTATAGACTTAAAATCAATAGTGAGCATGATAGAAAATAATAAAACAAGCATTATATATGATTATATAAAAAACAGAGATAAAGTTTATGTTCTATATGCTGAAAATGATGAAGATAAAAAATATATAAGCAAATATTTTCCTAGTATAAAATTTATTGGCAAGTTTAAACTAATTTTTTATAGTTTATTTTTTAAGAATAATATTATTGTTTATGCTAGTGATGATAAGCTAATTGATAAACTTAGATTTTTTAAAATTCATTATATACATGTGGTTTTGAATATTGATGATATAAACAGAGAAGAATATTTAACTCTAAGAGACAGTAATAATATAAAACTCTTTCTTTCAATTACAAATAAAGACTTTAGAGAAATAGACACCAATAATATTAACTCAAAATATTTAGCAGCCTTAGATAAAAATTCTATAAGAGTGGTAGATGGAGACACTATAAGATATAAAGATAATTATTACAGATTCATAGGAGTTGATGCCCCAGAATTAAAGCAAAATTATGGAACTAATGTAAAAAACTATGTTATAGAAAAAATTAATAATGCCTCAAATGTGAGTATGCTTGTATCCTCTTATGATGTTTTCGGGCGTATATTATGTCATTTATTTATAGATGATGTGCCTTTAGCATATTATATGATGAAAGATAAGCAGGCAAAAGAAACTATAATGAAATACGGAGATAACGGCTTTATAAATATAGCAAGCAATATAGTTTATTTATCAAAGTTTCAAGGAAGGCGTCCATTTACAGATCCTGCTAAATTTAGAGCCGAAAATAGATAA